From one Formosa sediminum genomic stretch:
- a CDS encoding EamA family transporter, whose protein sequence is MWMYLGLLSAVFLGLHNLCKKHAVQGNEVFPVLLGTISSGFLVLLPFYLGSVFATDYTKSIGFFIESISWQTHGFIFIKSAIMAASWVLAYQALKHLPITIVTPIRSAGPFFTFIGAIFIYQERPNPLQWIGFFLIIGSVILYSKIGKKEGIVFTRNKWIFAIITATFLGASSGLYDKFLIQSLSLNPQTLQFWFCFYTVAILLIILSFTWFPYAEKREAFKFRWSIPAVGILLQTADYFYFKALQDPEALIMLLSAIKRSQIIIAVVIGGLIFKEQNKRKKLVPLAGIMIGVFLILYS, encoded by the coding sequence ATGTGGATGTATTTAGGCCTGTTATCGGCTGTATTTTTAGGATTACATAATTTATGTAAAAAACATGCGGTACAAGGAAATGAAGTATTTCCTGTATTACTAGGGACTATATCTTCTGGCTTCTTAGTATTACTTCCGTTTTACTTGGGTTCTGTGTTTGCTACAGATTATACCAAATCTATAGGATTTTTTATTGAATCTATTTCTTGGCAAACCCATGGATTTATCTTTATTAAATCGGCAATTATGGCTGCCTCTTGGGTGTTAGCTTACCAAGCATTAAAACATTTACCCATAACTATAGTTACACCAATACGCTCTGCAGGTCCCTTTTTTACTTTTATAGGAGCTATTTTTATTTACCAAGAACGGCCAAATCCTTTACAATGGATTGGTTTTTTTCTTATTATAGGATCGGTTATTCTGTATTCTAAAATAGGAAAAAAAGAAGGCATAGTTTTTACTCGAAATAAATGGATTTTTGCAATAATTACGGCTACTTTTTTAGGCGCTTCAAGTGGTTTATACGATAAGTTTTTAATCCAAAGCCTATCGCTAAATCCACAAACACTTCAGTTTTGGTTTTGCTTTTATACCGTTGCTATATTACTAATTATTTTAAGCTTTACCTGGTTTCCTTATGCAGAAAAAAGAGAAGCTTTTAAATTTAGATGGTCTATTCCTGCAGTTGGAATTTTATTACAAACAGCCGATTATTTTTACTTTAAAGCGTTACAAGACCCTGAGGCTCTAATTATGTTACTATCGGCCATTAAAAGAAGTCAGATTATAATTGCTGTGGTTATAGGTGGTTTGATATTTAAAGAACAAAACAAACGAAAAAAATTGGTTCCTCTAGCAGGAATCATGATTGGTGTGTTTTTAATATTATATTCTTAA
- a CDS encoding Lcl C-terminal domain-containing protein: MNTLKINTSLVLICSVCLGVVLQSCKNKNELDKSLEAKTHQYKYVQIETGQVSTYGEDGEILENLALGDSLYGQDANYLKGEPMSYTKNGDGTVTDNNTGLMWQEIPTSEGFDWQGAKDYTEELELGGYSDWRMPTAKELYSISDFSMGWPYIDPTYFSLVNNTKVDKGEQYWTSNTYVGHTEEGQYTAAFGVNHATGHIKAYPAVLPKDRDHQGPPPGNHNNQDTVNQLSKAKGGKREENRPPPPGNGERPTGNPMLKHIRAVRGNTYGINQFKDNGNQTVTDLATGLMWTKNDSGRGLNWKEALAYAEHAEVSGYSDWRLPNVKELQGIVNYNYAPAAQDVSKEGPAIDPIFNTSEIVNENGDTDYPYFWTSTSARFQRDKPFYYAWYVAFGRAVNNEGLDFHGAGAVRFDTKHENGPVSEGGERYYNYVRLVRNID, encoded by the coding sequence ATGAACACATTAAAAATTAATACCAGTTTAGTACTTATATGTTCTGTATGCTTAGGTGTTGTATTGCAATCTTGTAAAAATAAAAATGAGCTTGATAAAAGTTTAGAAGCTAAGACACACCAATATAAGTATGTTCAAATAGAAACAGGCCAAGTAAGTACATATGGAGAAGATGGAGAAATTTTAGAAAATTTAGCTCTAGGAGATTCTTTATACGGTCAGGATGCCAATTATCTAAAAGGTGAGCCTATGTCTTATACCAAAAATGGGGATGGCACTGTTACCGATAATAATACAGGATTAATGTGGCAAGAAATTCCAACATCAGAAGGATTTGATTGGCAAGGTGCAAAAGATTATACTGAAGAATTAGAACTTGGTGGTTACAGTGATTGGAGAATGCCTACAGCAAAAGAACTATATTCTATTAGTGATTTTAGTATGGGGTGGCCTTATATAGATCCTACATATTTTTCACTTGTTAATAATACGAAAGTCGATAAAGGTGAGCAGTATTGGACAAGTAACACATATGTTGGTCATACCGAAGAGGGGCAATATACGGCAGCCTTTGGTGTAAATCATGCTACAGGTCATATAAAAGCTTATCCAGCAGTATTACCAAAAGATAGGGATCATCAAGGTCCGCCTCCAGGGAATCATAATAATCAAGACACTGTTAACCAGCTTAGCAAAGCAAAAGGAGGTAAGCGAGAGGAAAATAGACCTCCACCACCAGGAAATGGCGAACGTCCCACTGGTAATCCCATGTTAAAACACATTCGTGCAGTTCGTGGTAATACGTATGGTATTAATCAGTTTAAAGATAATGGCAATCAGACTGTTACAGATTTGGCAACAGGATTAATGTGGACTAAAAATGATAGCGGACGTGGTTTAAATTGGAAAGAAGCTTTGGCATATGCAGAACATGCAGAAGTATCAGGATATTCAGACTGGCGTTTACCTAATGTAAAAGAATTACAAGGAATAGTAAATTATAATTATGCTCCTGCAGCTCAAGATGTATCAAAAGAAGGGCCAGCTATAGATCCTATTTTTAATACTTCTGAAATCGTAAATGAGAATGGAGATACAGATTATCCTTATTTCTGGACAAGTACATCTGCTCGTTTTCAGCGCGATAAACCATTTTATTATGCTTGGTATGTGGCTTTTGGTCGTGCAGTAAATAATGAAGGTTTAGATTTTCATGGAGCTGGTGCAGTACGTTTTGATACTAAACATGAAAATGGGCCAGTGAGTGAAGGAGGTGAACGTTATTATAATTATGTACGTTTAGTTAGAAATATAGATTAA
- a CDS encoding CotH kinase family protein — MKKRILTTLLVLQLIFTFSCSSDSNSDDAETNDTVEVVFDDTDFEATYWTEDTHSKNADPNFDEVFEDNAVKRLDIVITEDRWNSMLENMTSLYGTFGSRSNATVSSSDEDPIFVPGEVFYNGIEWYRVGIRFKGNSSLQSSWSAGILKLSFKLDFDEFEDDYPQIDNQRFYGFKKLSLKNNYDDKSMLREKVAADVFRDAGLAVSHTAFYTVYVDHGDGPEYFGVYTLVEEVDDTVIDTQFTDNDGNLYKPDGDSASFTEGSFTEADFVKKTNEDEADYTDIEDLFAALHATNRTTDPEAWRDNLETILDTDTFLKYLAVNTVIQNWDTYGRMTHNYFLYNNPDTARLSWIPWDNNEALKDGNGRGAVALDFSDVNATSWPLIGYLYADSTYKAKYNTYVQETIDDYFNISKMQSKYATYSSLIEPYATSEMDGYTFLNSSSDFQVAVSALHSHVVERAAVANTYLSK; from the coding sequence ATGAAAAAAAGAATACTAACTACTCTTTTAGTTTTACAATTAATTTTTACGTTTTCATGTTCTAGTGATAGTAATTCAGATGACGCAGAAACCAATGATACGGTCGAGGTGGTATTTGATGACACCGATTTTGAAGCTACATATTGGACAGAAGACACCCATAGTAAAAATGCAGATCCAAATTTTGATGAAGTTTTTGAAGATAATGCCGTAAAACGATTAGATATTGTAATTACAGAAGATCGTTGGAATTCTATGTTAGAGAACATGACAAGTTTGTATGGTACTTTTGGGTCACGAAGTAATGCTACTGTAAGTAGTTCAGACGAAGATCCTATTTTTGTTCCAGGCGAAGTGTTTTACAATGGTATTGAGTGGTACCGTGTAGGGATCCGGTTTAAAGGAAATTCAAGTTTACAATCCAGTTGGTCTGCAGGCATTTTAAAATTATCGTTTAAATTAGATTTTGATGAATTTGAAGACGATTATCCGCAAATTGATAACCAAAGATTTTATGGATTTAAAAAACTGAGTTTAAAGAATAATTACGACGATAAATCCATGTTACGTGAAAAAGTAGCAGCAGACGTATTTAGAGATGCTGGTTTAGCTGTATCGCATACCGCATTTTATACGGTTTATGTAGATCATGGAGATGGACCTGAATATTTTGGAGTATATACATTAGTTGAAGAAGTAGACGATACTGTAATAGACACACAGTTTACTGATAACGATGGAAATTTATATAAACCAGATGGTGATAGTGCAAGTTTTACCGAAGGCTCTTTTACTGAAGCCGACTTTGTAAAGAAAACCAATGAAGATGAAGCCGATTATACCGATATTGAAGACCTATTTGCCGCATTACATGCTACTAATAGAACTACAGATCCTGAAGCTTGGCGAGATAATCTAGAAACCATTTTAGATACAGATACATTTTTAAAATATTTAGCTGTAAATACGGTAATTCAAAATTGGGATACCTATGGCAGAATGACGCATAATTACTTCTTATATAATAACCCAGATACAGCGCGTTTATCCTGGATACCTTGGGATAATAATGAAGCTTTAAAAGACGGAAATGGTCGGGGTGCAGTAGCTTTAGATTTTTCTGATGTTAATGCAACAAGTTGGCCTTTAATAGGATATTTATATGCAGATAGTACTTATAAAGCAAAATATAATACGTATGTTCAAGAAACTATAGATGATTATTTTAACATAAGTAAAATGCAATCTAAATATGCTACTTATTCATCATTAATAGAGCCTTATGCTACTTCAGAAATGGATGGTTATACGTTTTTAAATTCTAGTTCAGATTTTCAAGTTGCAGTTAGTGCGTTACATTCTCATGTGGTAGAGCGTGCAGCCGTAGCAAATACATATTTAAGTAAATAG
- a CDS encoding DoxX family protein: MKKNTDLALLLIRLTLGGLMLFHGVAKLGHIDGIQHMLTDIGLPAVMAYGVYITELLAPVLMVIGWRTRLASLVYFFGMLTALFLRHADSMFELSKTGGLAIELILLYALPALALCISGAGKYALSYKHKLD; the protein is encoded by the coding sequence ATGAAAAAAAACACAGATTTAGCCTTGTTGCTTATTCGCTTAACTCTTGGAGGACTTATGCTTTTTCATGGTGTAGCTAAACTAGGGCATATAGACGGTATTCAACACATGTTAACAGACATAGGCCTACCTGCTGTAATGGCTTACGGAGTTTATATAACAGAATTGCTAGCTCCAGTTCTTATGGTTATAGGATGGAGAACACGTTTGGCATCCTTGGTTTATTTTTTTGGGATGCTAACAGCTTTATTTTTAAGACATGCAGACTCTATGTTTGAGTTATCTAAAACAGGTGGTTTAGCTATCGAGTTAATATTGTTGTATGCTTTACCTGCGTTAGCATTATGCATATCTGGTGCAGGTAAGTATGCACTGTCTTATAAACATAAATTAGATTAA
- a CDS encoding FKBP-type peptidyl-prolyl cis-trans isomerase, whose translation MKSVCLALFVLLFVSCSSDDSVSSKDYTEENEQEILNYISENNIDAVATSSGLYYVIDEQGEGAAITASSDVSVKYVGMYTDGTVFDSSLDEEVSFNLQYVIAGWQEGLTYFNEGGSGQLIIPAHLAYGSNDYNGIPGGSVLVFNIEIIDYVAENEQEIVDYIEANNLDAQATGSGLYYVINEQGTGEKPIETSYVTVSYKGYFVDGEVFGESTADTSFYLDQVISGWQEGIPYFNEGGSGTLLIPSHLAYGRYDYNGIPGGSVLIFDIELKTVN comes from the coding sequence ATGAAATCAGTATGTTTAGCACTATTTGTTTTGCTATTTGTGTCTTGTAGTTCAGATGATTCCGTGTCTTCAAAAGATTATACAGAAGAGAATGAACAAGAAATTTTAAATTATATTTCAGAAAATAATATTGATGCCGTTGCTACAAGTTCTGGATTGTATTACGTTATTGATGAACAAGGTGAAGGTGCTGCAATTACGGCATCATCAGATGTATCTGTAAAATATGTAGGTATGTATACAGATGGCACTGTGTTCGATTCTTCTTTAGATGAAGAGGTGTCTTTTAATTTGCAATATGTAATAGCGGGATGGCAAGAAGGGCTTACTTATTTTAATGAAGGCGGAAGCGGACAACTTATTATTCCAGCACATTTGGCTTACGGTAGTAACGATTATAATGGTATTCCTGGAGGTTCTGTATTAGTATTTAATATTGAAATCATTGATTATGTAGCAGAGAATGAACAAGAAATTGTAGATTATATAGAAGCAAATAATTTGGATGCACAAGCTACAGGTTCTGGTTTATATTATGTAATTAACGAACAAGGTACAGGAGAAAAACCTATAGAAACATCTTACGTTACTGTAAGTTACAAAGGCTATTTTGTAGATGGTGAAGTGTTTGGAGAAAGTACAGCCGATACGTCATTTTATTTAGATCAAGTGATTTCGGGCTGGCAAGAAGGAATTCCGTATTTCAATGAAGGTGGTAGCGGAACCTTATTAATCCCATCACATTTAGCTTATGGGCGTTATGATTATAACGGCATTCCTGGCGGATCGGTACTTATATTTGACATAGAATTAAAAACAGTTAATTAG
- a CDS encoding LytR/AlgR family response regulator transcription factor, whose product METLILSCVIVDDEPMALNLVESYVDKTPFLKLKKKCGSAIEAVEYLQNENVDVLFLDIQMPDLTGLELSKMVSKDTRIIFTTAFDQYALEGFKVEALDYLLKPFDYAEFLTAANKARTWFNLLHVSSTSKNAHKILTDSSDKKEFLFVKSEYKQLRIKLSDVLYFEGLKDYIKIWLKDNPKPILTLMSLKSLEEELPKSEFMRVHRSFIVSLKNIEVIERSQIIINKQRITVSEQYKPTFLEFINQNSLNN is encoded by the coding sequence ATGGAAACCCTAATACTGAGCTGTGTAATTGTAGATGATGAACCAATGGCACTTAATTTGGTTGAAAGTTATGTAGATAAAACCCCTTTTTTAAAGCTTAAAAAAAAATGTGGTAGTGCTATTGAAGCTGTAGAATATTTACAAAATGAAAACGTAGATGTGTTGTTTTTAGATATACAAATGCCCGACTTAACAGGCTTGGAATTGTCTAAAATGGTTTCTAAAGATACACGTATAATTTTTACAACAGCATTCGATCAATATGCTTTAGAAGGTTTTAAAGTTGAAGCTTTAGATTATTTATTAAAACCTTTTGATTATGCCGAGTTTTTAACGGCTGCTAATAAAGCTAGAACTTGGTTTAACTTACTACATGTTTCTTCTACATCTAAAAATGCTCATAAAATTTTAACTGATTCTTCTGATAAAAAAGAATTTCTGTTTGTAAAATCAGAATATAAACAATTGCGTATTAAACTTTCGGATGTATTGTATTTTGAAGGTTTAAAAGATTATATCAAGATCTGGTTAAAAGATAATCCAAAACCTATTTTAACGCTTATGAGTTTAAAGTCGTTAGAAGAAGAACTTCCTAAATCAGAATTTATGCGTGTTCATCGTTCGTTTATAGTATCATTAAAAAATATAGAAGTGATAGAGCGTAGTCAGATTATCATCAACAAACAACGTATTACCGTGTCTGAACAGTATAAACCAACATTTCTAGAATTTATTAATCAGAATTCATTAAACAATTAA
- a CDS encoding alginate lyase family protein, with protein MQTLKPSVYLLMVMCLFSINVFSNPFIRLDSERLAITKTMIINGTASKHTLEAYTLLIQQANILLDRKNPTVMDKSLIPPSGDKHDYLSISRYWWPDPDTKDGLPWIRRDGKTNPDTQTAAVDRKRLALMGKGVYILGLAYYFTEDETYASKAISMLDTWFISPDTRMNPHLNYGQSIPGQPNTRPFGILDGRSIVQFIPDTINLVSTSVQWTTNHQTQLTTWLTSYLEWLTESSLGIKASELSNNHGSWYKFQVLALARYLGDTPLAKKTIRATKESLDQMLNTEGGQIHELERTRSYFYSCFNLEALTSIAKLADPIAMDVWAFETQHKKSLSLALQYLTPVVKGETWPHDTLKTIDTTDLIPIVSAFYDKYKTDPYYTLLQTLLTQNTQVSLKDANLQEFWLFHPEFNLN; from the coding sequence ATGCAGACACTCAAGCCCTCAGTATATCTCTTAATGGTTATGTGTTTATTCAGTATAAACGTTTTTTCTAATCCTTTTATACGTTTAGATTCCGAACGTTTAGCGATTACAAAAACCATGATTATTAATGGTACAGCTTCAAAACACACTCTAGAGGCTTATACTTTATTAATCCAACAAGCTAATATTTTATTAGACCGAAAAAACCCTACGGTTATGGATAAAAGTTTAATTCCGCCATCGGGAGATAAACACGATTATTTAAGTATTAGTAGATATTGGTGGCCAGACCCTGACACCAAGGATGGTTTACCATGGATAAGACGCGATGGAAAAACTAATCCAGACACACAAACAGCTGCTGTAGATAGAAAACGATTAGCACTTATGGGAAAAGGCGTGTATATATTAGGTCTAGCCTATTATTTTACCGAAGATGAAACCTATGCAAGTAAAGCAATTAGTATGCTTGATACTTGGTTTATTTCCCCTGACACGCGTATGAATCCGCATTTAAATTACGGACAAAGTATACCTGGACAGCCAAATACGAGGCCCTTTGGGATTTTAGACGGCCGATCTATTGTACAATTTATTCCTGATACAATAAATCTAGTATCTACTTCTGTGCAATGGACAACAAATCATCAAACACAATTAACAACGTGGTTAACTTCATATTTAGAATGGCTCACAGAAAGTAGTCTAGGTATAAAAGCAAGTGAGCTTTCCAATAATCACGGATCTTGGTATAAATTTCAAGTGCTTGCTCTAGCACGCTATTTAGGAGACACTCCTCTAGCTAAAAAAACCATTCGAGCTACAAAAGAGAGTTTAGACCAGATGTTAAATACGGAAGGCGGACAAATACATGAATTAGAACGTACACGGTCTTACTTTTACAGTTGTTTTAATCTCGAAGCACTAACTAGTATTGCTAAATTAGCAGACCCCATAGCTATGGATGTATGGGCTTTTGAAACACAGCATAAAAAAAGCTTATCATTGGCGTTGCAGTACTTAACACCAGTTGTTAAAGGTGAAACATGGCCCCATGATACTTTAAAAACAATAGACACTACAGATTTAATACCTATAGTTTCTGCTTTTTATGACAAGTACAAAACAGATCCTTATTATACCTTATTACAAACTCTCTTAACCCAAAACACACAAGTTTCATTAAAGGATGCGAACTTACAAGAGTTTTGGCTGTTTCATCCGGAATTTAACCTTAACTAA
- a CDS encoding metal-dependent hydrolase encodes MDSLTQIVLGAAVGEAVLGKKTGNKAMLYGAIAGTIPDLDVLASQVTDTVTALEMHRGFTHSILFSVVFAPIFGWIVSRFERYKNIKDWSLLFFLAFVTHPLLDAHTTWGTQLFWPLDLRVAYKTIFVIDPLYTLPFIGCVILAMRQNKTAKKRRVYNNWGLFFSTAYLAITVVLKGIAFYNFELALQNQNISYTDLDTRPSPLNTILWTANVDTKDAYFVGHYSFFDSKPITFYRYPKHHEYVDALKTNAKLQRMIAISKGWYTISKQDQKLFFNDLRFGTLSLKPDAQNFVFQYEIKTDSNNNIYFVETPKNRDDAKHLIAELWLRILGN; translated from the coding sequence ATGGATTCACTTACACAAATTGTTTTAGGCGCTGCAGTTGGCGAAGCCGTTTTAGGTAAAAAAACAGGAAATAAAGCCATGTTATATGGTGCTATTGCAGGTACTATTCCCGATTTGGACGTTCTTGCTTCACAAGTTACCGATACTGTTACTGCATTAGAAATGCACAGAGGGTTTACTCATTCCATATTATTTTCAGTGGTTTTCGCACCTATTTTTGGTTGGATTGTCTCTCGTTTTGAACGGTATAAAAATATTAAAGATTGGTCTTTGTTATTTTTTCTAGCCTTTGTAACGCATCCACTATTAGATGCGCATACCACTTGGGGAACACAGTTGTTTTGGCCTTTAGATTTACGAGTGGCTTATAAAACCATATTTGTAATAGATCCATTATATACATTGCCTTTTATAGGTTGTGTAATCTTAGCTATGCGTCAAAATAAAACCGCTAAAAAGCGTCGTGTGTATAACAATTGGGGACTTTTTTTTAGTACAGCCTATTTAGCAATTACTGTGGTATTAAAAGGCATTGCTTTTTATAATTTTGAATTGGCTTTACAAAATCAAAATATTTCTTATACAGATTTAGATACCCGACCTTCACCATTAAATACCATATTGTGGACAGCAAATGTAGACACTAAAGATGCGTATTTTGTTGGACATTATTCTTTTTTTGACAGTAAACCCATAACATTTTATAGGTATCCCAAACATCATGAATATGTAGATGCATTAAAAACCAATGCCAAGCTACAGCGCATGATTGCAATATCTAAAGGGTGGTATACCATTTCTAAACAAGATCAAAAACTATTTTTTAACGATTTACGTTTTGGAACGTTAAGTTTAAAACCTGATGCCCAAAACTTTGTTTTTCAATACGAAATAAAAACCGATAGCAACAACAATATTTATTTTGTTGAAACGCCTAAAAATAGAGACGATGCTAAACATTTAATAGCCGAGCTATGGCTTAGAATACTCGGAAATTAG
- a CDS encoding sensor histidine kinase, translating into MHKNKYISIFLHALVWLVLFSMPYFLSYQEERDINRIIAHFWVPLVFYAMIFYLNYFLFIDKFLFTKKTVRFISVNLFFIALFLTLKELIGTNIFQELVKEDKRSDGKPPFEMFIYMQMLSYFAPLVFAVALKTTKRLAKTEAERKEATNVKLQSEIQHLRYQLQPHFFFNSLNNIYSLVDFSPEQAKSTIHSLSKLMRYLLYETNIELVPLSKEIDFMKKYLELMKLRISDKTQVISTFPSEVHAIKIAPLLFISLIENAFKHGVSASKESEIFIHMSIKDNLVIFKIVNNNYPKQISDKSGSGIGLQNLKKRLELLYPSKHTFKAEVVNGRFFVDLQIEI; encoded by the coding sequence ATGCACAAGAATAAATACATTAGTATTTTTTTGCATGCTCTAGTTTGGTTAGTACTTTTTAGTATGCCTTATTTTCTGTCTTATCAAGAAGAACGCGATATTAATAGAATTATCGCACATTTTTGGGTGCCATTAGTATTCTATGCCATGATTTTCTATTTAAATTATTTTCTCTTTATAGATAAATTTCTATTCACTAAAAAAACAGTTAGATTTATAAGTGTAAATTTGTTTTTTATTGCTTTGTTTTTAACTCTTAAAGAACTTATTGGTACCAATATATTTCAAGAATTAGTTAAAGAAGATAAAAGAAGCGATGGTAAACCTCCTTTTGAAATGTTTATTTACATGCAAATGTTATCTTATTTTGCGCCATTAGTTTTTGCTGTAGCTTTAAAAACAACTAAAAGATTAGCTAAAACTGAAGCAGAACGTAAGGAAGCTACCAATGTAAAATTACAGTCAGAAATACAACATTTAAGGTACCAATTGCAGCCTCATTTTTTCTTTAATTCATTAAATAATATTTACTCATTAGTCGATTTTTCTCCCGAACAAGCAAAATCTACAATTCATAGTCTAAGTAAACTCATGCGTTATTTGTTATACGAAACAAATATCGAGTTGGTTCCGCTTTCTAAAGAAATAGATTTCATGAAGAAATACTTAGAACTTATGAAGCTTCGTATTTCAGATAAAACACAGGTTATATCTACATTCCCTTCAGAAGTACATGCTATTAAAATTGCACCTTTATTATTTATTTCATTAATAGAAAATGCCTTTAAACATGGGGTCTCTGCTAGTAAAGAGAGTGAGATTTTTATACATATGTCTATTAAAGATAATCTTGTGATTTTTAAAATTGTAAATAATAATTATCCTAAGCAAATAAGCGATAAAAGCGGATCAGGTATAGGTTTGCAAAACCTAAAAAAACGTTTAGAATTATTGTACCCATCTAAACATACTTTTAAAGCAGAGGTGGTAAACGGCCGATTTTTTGTAGATTTACAAATAGAAATATAA
- a CDS encoding Lcl C-terminal domain-containing protein has product MKTLSLKLYFSLVILLCFACKNAQNKTNIHFVITDTGQDKFYNDDGEKIAKPSETDEYYGQDAQYVGKLSAYKDNDDGTITDLNTGLMWQKTPANTRYNFYDAFTYVEQLELGGYTDWRLPTIKELYSLLNSNGELHPRNLEQSKPYINTNYFDFNYDKRMPFAGQYWSSTKYVKGPIQNIEIEGAFGFNFADGHIKAYETGLYYNGERGVRNPGNYVRAVRGKENVYGVNNFIDNRDGTITDQATGLMWQQVDDGNTYNWKESLIYAKNSTLAGYTDWRVPNTKELQSIVDYEKKTIPAINENFFNCTNPDSWFWTSTTQGDFKYTACYIAFGKAYSKDNSKATTYYDWHGAGAQRSDPKSGKVEDYLLESINAADSIRIKNYVRLVRTIK; this is encoded by the coding sequence ATGAAAACCCTTAGTCTAAAATTATATTTTTCTTTAGTTATTCTATTGTGTTTTGCATGCAAAAATGCCCAGAATAAAACTAACATTCATTTTGTTATCACAGACACAGGTCAGGATAAATTTTATAATGACGATGGAGAAAAAATTGCCAAGCCAAGTGAAACTGATGAATATTACGGACAAGATGCGCAGTATGTTGGTAAACTTTCTGCTTATAAAGACAATGATGATGGTACAATTACCGATTTAAATACAGGTCTAATGTGGCAAAAAACACCGGCTAATACCCGTTATAATTTTTACGATGCTTTTACCTATGTAGAGCAATTAGAATTAGGAGGATATACAGATTGGAGGTTACCAACAATTAAAGAGTTGTATTCCCTGCTCAATTCAAATGGTGAGCTTCATCCTAGAAATTTAGAACAATCTAAACCTTATATAAATACTAATTATTTCGATTTTAATTATGATAAAAGAATGCCGTTTGCTGGGCAGTATTGGTCAAGTACCAAATATGTAAAAGGACCTATTCAAAATATAGAAATAGAAGGTGCTTTTGGTTTTAATTTTGCAGACGGACATATAAAAGCATACGAAACAGGTCTGTATTATAATGGTGAAAGGGGAGTGAGAAATCCAGGTAATTATGTAAGAGCAGTTAGAGGAAAAGAAAATGTATATGGTGTAAATAACTTTATCGATAATAGGGATGGAACTATAACAGACCAAGCTACAGGTTTAATGTGGCAACAAGTAGATGATGGAAACACCTATAACTGGAAAGAGTCGCTTATTTACGCTAAAAATAGTACACTTGCTGGATATACAGACTGGAGAGTTCCAAACACCAAAGAATTGCAAAGCATAGTAGACTATGAAAAGAAAACAATTCCAGCTATTAATGAGAATTTCTTTAACTGTACTAATCCTGATAGTTGGTTTTGGACCAGTACTACACAAGGCGATTTTAAATATACAGCGTGTTATATAGCGTTTGGTAAAGCATACAGTAAGGATAATAGTAAAGCTACAACATATTATGATTGGCACGGAGCTGGAGCACAGCGTTCAGATCCAAAGTCTGGAAAGGTTGAAGATTATTTGTTAGAGTCTATAAATGCAGCAGATTCCATTCGTATAAAAAATTACGTAAGGTTGGTTAGAACGATCAAATAA